The following are from one region of the Abiotrophia defectiva ATCC 49176 genome:
- the dltC gene encoding D-alanine--poly(phosphoribitol) ligase subunit 2 — protein MEEQVLSLLEELCEDEVVREDLDINLRDEGLLDSLGFVEMLVRMEEVFGFATAPTEVTYEEIDTPRRVIAYVKKRVAAL, from the coding sequence ATGGAAGAACAAGTATTAAGCCTTTTAGAAGAATTGTGTGAAGATGAAGTGGTGCGTGAGGATTTAGATATCAATCTCCGTGACGAAGGGCTCCTGGATTCCTTAGGTTTCGTTGAGATGCTAGTGCGGATGGAAGAAGTCTTCGGTTTTGCAACGGCACCAACGGAGGTCACCTATGAAGAGATTGATACGCCACGTCGGGTCATAGCCTACGTTAAGAAACGAGTGGCTGCTCTATGA
- the dltD gene encoding D-alanyl-lipoteichoic acid biosynthesis protein DltD: MIKMKALVYAICLALVSMIGLNASLSGAYQVPDNSIRYGRQVEKNQSKDILTQNMDAQTLTVFGSSELVQTFKENFDPSVVFNYKDFHLMEIGRGNYRNLTLASILGSVGDNLPQQKAVLLESLQWFTKEGVPANALLYRLSFEHVYNTLSNPKVTEEHKRAFIDRLLEASTQHPQVHDALARYKKALLDEPDNWLENQWARAHYQLDVFKNKIRYALADKDPLPLAGDKTPDYDWDQRYKTIAEQEGAADKTNNNEFQVENHYYTNEIGQDLEKFKNSDVGKYVTDSPEMKDLNIFLDIAQDLGVDVRVVLLPVNGKWYDYTGFPKEDRRAIYEAIKQVLDQRGIKYYDYQDDDYEPYVMQDMLHLGWKGWTRLEKDLYEYGKQD; encoded by the coding sequence ATGATTAAAATGAAGGCCTTAGTCTATGCCATTTGCTTAGCGCTTGTCAGCATGATTGGCCTCAATGCTTCCTTGTCCGGGGCCTACCAGGTGCCAGATAACAGTATACGTTACGGCCGACAAGTGGAGAAGAACCAGAGTAAGGATATTTTGACTCAGAATATGGACGCCCAGACCTTAACAGTCTTCGGTTCCTCGGAGTTGGTCCAAACCTTCAAGGAAAACTTCGACCCTAGCGTGGTCTTCAACTACAAGGACTTTCACCTGATGGAAATTGGCCGTGGGAATTATCGCAACCTTACCTTGGCCTCCATCTTGGGCTCTGTAGGGGATAATTTGCCCCAACAAAAAGCGGTCTTATTGGAATCCCTACAGTGGTTTACCAAAGAAGGGGTACCTGCCAATGCCTTGCTCTATCGTCTGTCTTTTGAGCATGTTTATAATACCTTAAGTAATCCTAAGGTGACGGAAGAACACAAACGTGCCTTTATTGATCGTCTGCTAGAAGCCTCGACTCAGCATCCCCAAGTGCACGATGCCTTGGCGCGCTATAAGAAGGCCCTGCTAGATGAGCCAGATAATTGGCTAGAGAACCAATGGGCGCGGGCTCATTACCAGCTAGATGTCTTCAAGAACAAGATTCGCTATGCCCTAGCTGACAAGGATCCTCTGCCATTGGCAGGTGACAAGACACCGGACTATGATTGGGATCAACGTTATAAGACCATTGCTGAGCAAGAAGGGGCAGCAGACAAGACCAACAATAATGAATTTCAAGTTGAAAATCATTATTACACCAATGAAATTGGTCAAGATTTAGAGAAGTTTAAGAACAGTGATGTAGGAAAATACGTCACCGATTCACCAGAAATGAAAGACTTGAACATATTCCTCGACATCGCCCAAGACTTGGGCGTGGATGTCCGTGTCGTCCTCCTACCCGTTAATGGTAAGTGGTATGACTACACCGGCTTCCCTAAGGAAGACCGCCGGGCTATCTATGAGGCAATCAAGCAAGTGCTGGATCAACGTGGTATCAAGTATTATGATTACCAGGATGATGATTATGAGCCTTATGTCATGCAGGATATGTTGCACTTAGGATGGAAAGGATGGACTCGCCTTGAAAAAGATCTTTATGAATATGGCAAACAAGATTAA
- a CDS encoding M13 family metallopeptidase, which translates to MTNKVERDLIKTDLFQAVNGAWLETAVIPDDKPTTGGFSDLADKVEADLMKDLADLIDQPDSLTKMQKEMVAYYQLALDKEGRAALGMSPLRPYIERIQALTSVADLTEWAKTGILEGLPGPFGLGVIQDMADSNRYVVHLGRPGLILPDRTYYEPDHAQGQQLLAVYRQVALDLLALLGLDVKEAMELVTAGMAFDARLAPYTLSKEEAAEYVVFHNPRKLDQVAAYSDQIDFKAVLESVLGGLPETLNVGEPKFFEAFKQLVDQADLTELKAWLTLRLVTGATSYLSEEARAISHRMTQALTGNPAMRPFEKLAYSHVNQAFDQVLGDFYAQRYFGPEAKEDVTQMVKNMIAIYQKRLETKEWLSPATREKAILKLQKMDLLVGYPDKIPPVYEELVVGDRNFFQASIFFTQVATRYNLSKWNKPVDRDLWEISANTVNAYYDPSNNLICFPAAILQAPFYSLQQSASANYGGIGAVIAHEISHAFDNNGAQFDETGSLSNWWTEEDLAHFNSLADKMIKLWDGIPFGDGKINGTLTVSENIADAGGLSCALEAAQALPDADLEDFFFNWARVWCRKARPEYVNLLLNIDVHSPGELRANMAPKNLAAFYETFGIEPGDAMYLAPEDRVTIW; encoded by the coding sequence ATGACAAATAAAGTAGAACGTGATCTAATTAAGACAGACCTCTTCCAGGCAGTCAATGGGGCCTGGTTAGAAACTGCTGTCATCCCGGATGATAAGCCAACAACGGGTGGCTTCTCAGATTTGGCCGACAAGGTAGAAGCCGACCTGATGAAGGATTTGGCCGACTTGATTGATCAGCCTGACTCACTGACCAAGATGCAAAAGGAAATGGTTGCTTACTATCAGTTAGCCTTGGATAAGGAGGGGCGCGCTGCTCTGGGTATGAGTCCCTTGCGTCCTTATATCGAGCGCATCCAAGCACTGACCTCAGTAGCTGACCTGACTGAGTGGGCTAAAACCGGTATTTTAGAAGGCCTACCAGGGCCCTTCGGCCTAGGCGTCATCCAAGATATGGCTGATTCCAATCGCTATGTGGTGCATTTGGGTCGCCCAGGATTGATTTTGCCTGACCGGACCTACTATGAGCCTGATCATGCGCAAGGCCAGCAATTATTGGCAGTCTACCGCCAAGTGGCCTTGGACTTGCTGGCTTTATTAGGCTTGGATGTTAAGGAAGCTATGGAATTAGTGACAGCCGGCATGGCCTTTGATGCTCGCCTAGCCCCTTATACCTTGTCTAAGGAAGAAGCGGCAGAATATGTGGTCTTCCACAACCCTCGCAAGTTGGATCAAGTGGCGGCTTACTCCGACCAAATCGACTTCAAGGCAGTGCTAGAGTCCGTCTTAGGTGGCTTGCCTGAGACCCTAAACGTGGGCGAACCTAAATTCTTCGAGGCCTTCAAGCAACTAGTAGATCAAGCTGATTTGACTGAGCTTAAGGCCTGGTTGACCTTGCGTCTGGTTACGGGTGCGACCAGCTATCTGTCTGAAGAGGCGCGGGCTATCAGCCATCGTATGACCCAGGCCTTGACCGGTAACCCAGCCATGAGACCTTTTGAAAAATTGGCCTACAGCCATGTCAATCAAGCCTTCGACCAAGTCTTAGGGGACTTCTATGCCCAACGCTACTTTGGCCCTGAAGCCAAGGAAGACGTGACTCAAATGGTCAAGAACATGATTGCCATCTACCAAAAACGCCTAGAAACCAAGGAATGGCTCAGCCCTGCCACTCGCGAAAAGGCCATTCTCAAGCTACAGAAAATGGACCTCTTAGTGGGCTATCCTGACAAGATTCCGCCAGTCTATGAGGAGTTAGTTGTCGGCGACCGCAACTTCTTCCAGGCTTCTATCTTCTTCACCCAAGTAGCAACTCGCTACAACCTCAGCAAGTGGAACAAGCCAGTAGATCGCGACCTTTGGGAAATTAGTGCCAACACAGTCAACGCTTACTATGATCCATCTAATAACTTAATCTGCTTCCCAGCGGCTATTCTGCAGGCGCCATTCTATAGCCTGCAACAATCAGCTAGCGCCAACTATGGGGGGATTGGGGCCGTGATTGCCCATGAAATTTCCCATGCCTTTGACAATAATGGCGCCCAGTTTGATGAGACCGGTAGCTTGTCTAACTGGTGGACGGAAGAGGACTTGGCTCACTTCAACAGCCTGGCCGATAAGATGATCAAGCTCTGGGATGGGATTCCGTTTGGTGACGGCAAGATTAATGGGACCTTGACTGTCTCTGAAAATATTGCGGATGCGGGCGGTCTAAGCTGTGCCCTTGAAGCAGCTCAAGCTCTGCCGGATGCTGACTTGGAAGACTTCTTCTTCAACTGGGCCCGCGTCTGGTGTCGCAAAGCACGACCAGAGTATGTCAACCTGCTTCTCAACATTGACGTTCACTCGCCAGGTGAGTTACGAGCCAACATGGCACCTAAGAATTTGGCGGCCTTCTATGAAACCTTCGGGATTGAGCCCGGCGACGCCATGTATTTGGCACCTGAAGACCGGGTGACGATTTGGTAA
- a CDS encoding nucleoid-associated protein: MYIHQAILHILDKDAGSLFLSQEAMDLSSPLIRTYLDKLLTKVQKAEPKRAKLEADNALWASLKDDQASLIDKSSSLADKLFDLIGPAEEIAAADYLFFEASDDHEQRYFGLIRLDYSSQVTHFLSAESQLVNQLVMHHAILPSPTQMPSEFFLLNLATGDYQILEKQYVIEGKRCLYLSERILEIAPPQAAPQQIKQIKKAVADTAKQFDQEPYQALATTQKVILQQLEEDHVINAEEITRQVFKDNLGAQDAAREALVKREVPTKIAVNNVPKYEKKYAKQKFKLANGIELMVPTELYDDPEVIEFINNPDGSISVMIKNVETIVNAFNG, from the coding sequence ATGTACATTCACCAAGCCATTCTCCACATCCTGGATAAGGATGCTGGTAGTCTCTTCCTGTCCCAGGAAGCCATGGACTTATCCTCGCCCCTGATTCGGACCTACCTGGATAAGCTCCTGACCAAGGTCCAAAAGGCAGAACCCAAACGCGCCAAGCTAGAAGCGGACAACGCCCTCTGGGCTAGTCTCAAGGATGACCAAGCCAGCCTGATTGACAAATCTAGCAGTCTGGCCGATAAGCTCTTTGACTTGATTGGGCCAGCAGAAGAAATCGCCGCTGCTGACTACCTCTTTTTCGAGGCTAGCGACGACCATGAACAGCGCTATTTCGGCCTGATACGACTGGACTACTCTAGTCAGGTCACCCATTTTCTCTCGGCCGAATCCCAATTAGTCAATCAACTGGTCATGCACCACGCCATTCTCCCAAGCCCCACCCAGATGCCATCGGAATTCTTCTTGCTGAACTTGGCCACTGGTGACTACCAAATTCTAGAGAAGCAATATGTCATCGAAGGCAAACGCTGCCTCTACCTATCCGAACGTATTTTGGAAATCGCCCCACCTCAAGCAGCGCCTCAACAAATCAAGCAAATCAAAAAGGCAGTCGCCGATACCGCCAAGCAATTTGACCAAGAACCTTATCAAGCCCTAGCAACTACTCAAAAAGTTATCCTGCAACAGTTAGAAGAGGACCATGTCATTAATGCGGAAGAAATTACCCGCCAGGTCTTCAAGGACAATCTAGGCGCCCAGGACGCGGCGCGTGAGGCCCTAGTCAAAAGAGAAGTCCCAACCAAGATTGCAGTCAACAACGTGCCTAAATATGAGAAGAAGTACGCTAAGCAGAAATTCAAGCTGGCTAATGGCATCGAGCTCATGGTGCCAACTGAGCTATATGATGACCCTGAAGTCATTGAGTTCATTAACAATCCAGACGGCTCTATTTCCGTTATGATTAAAAATGTCGAAACCATTGTCAATGCCTTTAACGGCTAA
- a CDS encoding carbamoyl phosphate synthase large subunit, with amino-acid sequence MNYIVISPYYPANFQPFSYKLRQHGVNVLGIGQEPYDQLNDELKATLTEYFRVDNLEDLDQVTRAVAFFFHKYGPIDRIESHNEYWLELDAGLRQQFNIFGVKPQDLTKTKYKSVMKDYFRKAGVPVVDGRVVSQTSEIDAAVQDLGLPLIAKPDNGVGAAATYKLMTPEDVAQFKATWGESTPYFLEQFVSYPTVTTFDGLIDAEGNIVFETGLTYYYPPLELVLERKDNAFYIEKELHPKLREYGHAIIKSFGMKERFFHIEFFRTPDDDFIAIEYNNRPAGGFCIDIYNYAHDIDLYDYWAKLVTGQELPKQTAHGRYCLAVARRDEHTYVASHQDILDRFADQIKMTARIPQAFADLLGDSLYVMTTPSRQVVDDMVRFVGQRV; translated from the coding sequence ATGAACTATATTGTTATTTCTCCCTACTACCCTGCTAACTTCCAACCCTTTTCCTATAAGTTACGCCAACATGGCGTCAATGTCCTAGGGATTGGCCAGGAACCTTATGACCAACTCAACGATGAGCTCAAAGCGACTCTGACTGAATACTTCCGGGTGGATAATCTGGAAGACCTGGATCAAGTCACTCGTGCGGTTGCCTTCTTCTTCCACAAGTATGGACCAATCGACCGTATTGAGTCCCACAATGAATACTGGCTGGAATTGGATGCCGGCTTGCGCCAGCAGTTCAATATCTTTGGCGTCAAACCCCAAGACTTGACTAAGACCAAGTACAAGTCTGTTATGAAGGATTACTTCCGCAAGGCCGGCGTACCGGTCGTGGACGGTCGCGTGGTTAGCCAGACTTCAGAAATCGATGCCGCCGTCCAAGACCTAGGCCTGCCGCTGATTGCTAAACCCGATAATGGCGTGGGGGCTGCCGCTACCTACAAGCTCATGACGCCAGAAGATGTGGCCCAATTCAAGGCTACTTGGGGCGAGTCCACTCCTTACTTCCTGGAGCAGTTTGTCTCCTATCCAACGGTGACGACTTTTGATGGTCTGATTGATGCCGAGGGCAATATTGTCTTCGAAACCGGTCTGACCTACTACTATCCACCACTGGAATTAGTCTTGGAGCGTAAGGACAATGCCTTCTATATTGAGAAGGAACTCCATCCTAAGTTGCGTGAATATGGCCATGCCATCATCAAGTCCTTTGGCATGAAGGAACGCTTCTTCCATATCGAATTCTTCCGGACGCCGGACGATGACTTTATCGCCATTGAATACAACAACCGCCCAGCCGGTGGCTTCTGTATCGACATCTACAACTATGCCCATGATATTGACCTCTACGATTATTGGGCTAAGCTAGTGACAGGCCAAGAACTGCCAAAGCAGACCGCCCATGGTCGCTACTGCCTGGCGGTAGCCCGTCGCGATGAGCATACTTATGTGGCCAGCCACCAAGACATCCTGGATCGATTCGCTGATCAGATCAAGATGACTGCCCGCATTCCGCAGGCTTTCGCTGATTTACTTGGGGACAGTCTCTATGTCATGACGACCCCTTCCCGTCAAGTTGTTGATGATATGGTCCGTTTTGTCGGCCAACGCGTCTAA
- a CDS encoding alpha/beta hydrolase, with product MHHAAYFYLEMHTHELTVPYTNKPRRIRVLLPKDYQKNENKSYPVLYFHDGQNVFYSRESFSGHSWKIIPAIKKNPDIPQMIVVGIDNDNENRLNEYSPWPFTNTPIPEGMRLGGKGLNYADFVMNVVKPFIDSHYRTKPDKRHTAMAGSSLGGNITQFMGLEYADQIGNLGVFSSASWLTVEAFNRYISRQKLDPSQRIFIQVGTQEGDDTDRDLTHGNMKQIYINASLSYYQQLLAGGMPQDRLQLIIAADATHSEEAWATYLPDCLRFLSEEW from the coding sequence ATGCATCACGCAGCCTATTTTTACCTAGAAATGCATACCCATGAACTAACTGTCCCATACACCAACAAGCCTCGCCGTATTCGGGTCCTCCTACCTAAGGATTACCAGAAGAATGAGAACAAGTCCTACCCTGTTCTCTACTTCCATGACGGCCAGAATGTCTTCTACAGCCGCGAATCCTTCAGTGGCCACTCCTGGAAAATCATTCCAGCCATCAAGAAGAATCCTGACATCCCCCAAATGATTGTGGTCGGGATTGACAATGATAACGAAAACCGCCTCAACGAATATTCACCTTGGCCTTTCACCAACACCCCGATTCCTGAAGGAATGCGCCTTGGGGGCAAGGGCCTGAATTATGCTGACTTCGTGATGAATGTGGTCAAACCTTTCATCGATAGCCACTACCGGACCAAGCCTGACAAACGCCACACAGCCATGGCCGGCTCTTCCTTGGGCGGCAATATCACCCAATTTATGGGCTTGGAATACGCGGACCAAATTGGTAACCTTGGGGTCTTCTCTAGTGCCTCCTGGTTAACAGTCGAAGCCTTCAATCGCTACATTAGCCGCCAAAAGCTAGACCCTAGCCAACGCATCTTTATCCAAGTGGGGACCCAAGAAGGAGACGACACCGACCGCGACCTGACCCACGGTAACATGAAGCAAATCTACATCAACGCCTCCCTCAGCTACTATCAACAATTACTGGCTGGCGGCATGCCCCAGGACCGACTCCAGCTGATTATTGCGGCTGATGCCACCCACAGTGAAGAGGCCTGGGCAACCTATCTACCCGATTGCCTACGTTTCCTAAGCGAAGAATGGTAG
- a CDS encoding VOC family protein, whose product MYQETFDLESITLNVMNLPYMVAFYQQALGMAILEESPERVGLGVQGSDRPLLYLEAVAAPQESQARYGLYHVAYLLPSREDLGTFLVHAIKQSLPLIGASDHGYSEAIYLEDPEGNGIEVYRDKPISQWEIESDGRIPGVTLEMDGQGVYDSAKPLDGPYKMPEGSRIGHIHLSVQDSKRAAVWWNQVLGMETKFQMSSAAWMSSGTYHHQLAANQWAGSRLAPQEPDQAGLKHFSIVASSPQEEAAIVKRAQDLGAKVQALEGGWQVTDSNGISLVLRSL is encoded by the coding sequence ATGTATCAAGAAACTTTTGATTTAGAATCTATCACACTCAATGTGATGAATTTGCCCTATATGGTGGCCTTCTATCAGCAGGCTTTAGGGATGGCTATCTTAGAAGAAAGCCCTGAGCGAGTGGGCTTGGGCGTCCAAGGCAGTGACCGGCCCTTGCTCTACCTAGAAGCAGTGGCCGCGCCACAGGAAAGCCAAGCCCGTTACGGACTCTACCATGTAGCCTATCTCCTACCAAGCCGAGAGGACTTAGGGACTTTCTTAGTTCATGCTATCAAGCAGTCCCTGCCACTGATTGGGGCTTCAGACCATGGCTACTCTGAGGCCATTTACCTAGAGGATCCGGAAGGCAATGGCATTGAAGTCTATCGCGATAAGCCAATCAGTCAATGGGAGATTGAATCGGACGGGCGCATCCCAGGCGTGACCCTAGAAATGGACGGTCAAGGCGTCTACGACAGCGCCAAGCCACTTGATGGCCCTTATAAAATGCCCGAAGGCTCTCGTATTGGTCATATTCACCTCAGTGTCCAAGATAGTAAGCGAGCGGCCGTCTGGTGGAACCAAGTCTTAGGTATGGAGACTAAATTCCAGATGTCTTCAGCGGCTTGGATGTCATCTGGGACCTATCACCACCAGTTAGCTGCCAACCAATGGGCAGGTAGCCGTCTAGCGCCACAAGAACCAGACCAAGCAGGACTTAAGCATTTTAGTATTGTCGCTAGCTCGCCTCAAGAAGAGGCCGCAATCGTCAAGCGCGCCCAAGATTTGGGGGCTAAAGTGCAAGCTCTAGAAGGGGGCTGGCAAGTAACCGATAGCAATGGCATTAGCCTAGTTTTACGGAGTTTGTAA
- a CDS encoding DUF3290 family protein, with protein sequence MKFYSYDYMKSRINITDWLQLTIFVGLAILIGLAIWFYYHRNKDSKYRELAIIGIICFFILAGTRWQDAQAKQAAISQYSGASHLMEQVAEDLGTKPELLYLNTEAAADGGIIKSGDRYYRTIIDREGHYILEEMAVQLPKIELVEVKP encoded by the coding sequence ATGAAATTCTATTCTTATGACTATATGAAGAGTCGAATTAATATAACGGACTGGCTCCAATTGACCATTTTCGTTGGCTTGGCTATCTTAATTGGCTTGGCTATATGGTTTTACTACCATCGCAACAAGGATTCTAAGTACCGTGAATTAGCTATTATTGGGATTATCTGCTTCTTTATTTTAGCTGGGACTCGTTGGCAAGATGCGCAAGCTAAGCAAGCAGCCATTAGCCAATATTCAGGGGCTAGTCACTTGATGGAACAGGTGGCTGAAGATTTGGGGACTAAGCCCGAATTGCTCTATCTTAATACGGAAGCAGCGGCCGACGGAGGCATTATCAAATCCGGTGACCGCTACTATCGGACTATCATCGATAGAGAAGGACACTATATCCTTGAGGAAATGGCAGTTCAGCTGCCTAAGATCGAATTGGTGGAGGTAAAGCCATGA
- a CDS encoding DUF421 domain-containing protein, whose translation MTLNFLDIAIKLALGVLALVVVINLTGKGNLAPASASDQVQNYVLGGIIGGVIYNPGISILQFLIILMIWLVLVLSFKWLKTHNQLLKKTIDGEPTDLISRGVIDVEATRAAGLTAQDLAFKLRSQNIYSIKKVKRAVIEQNGSLNIVVYGEENPKYPLITDGHIQYKTLDSIDKTEEWLMQAIAEAGQEDVAKIFLAEYIDGNITIVEY comes from the coding sequence ATGACATTAAATTTTTTAGATATCGCCATTAAGCTAGCCTTAGGCGTGTTGGCCTTGGTTGTAGTCATTAATTTGACAGGTAAGGGCAATTTGGCGCCGGCTTCGGCCAGTGACCAGGTCCAAAACTATGTCCTAGGGGGCATTATTGGTGGGGTTATTTATAACCCTGGTATTTCTATCCTGCAATTTTTAATTATTCTCATGATTTGGTTAGTGCTAGTTCTGAGCTTTAAATGGCTGAAAACCCACAACCAACTTCTTAAGAAGACCATTGATGGGGAACCAACGGACTTGATTAGCCGTGGCGTCATCGATGTGGAAGCGACACGAGCAGCAGGTCTAACAGCTCAAGATTTGGCCTTCAAATTGCGTAGTCAGAATATCTACTCCATTAAGAAGGTTAAACGGGCAGTGATTGAACAAAATGGCAGCCTCAATATTGTGGTTTACGGTGAGGAGAATCCTAAGTATCCTCTGATTACAGACGGACATATTCAATATAAAACCTTGGATTCAATTGATAAGACGGAAGAATGGCTCATGCAAGCTATTGCAGAAGCAGGTCAGGAAGATGTGGCCAAAATTTTCTTGGCAGAATATATTGATGGTAACATCACCATCGTGGAATACTAG
- a CDS encoding pseudouridine synthase encodes MRLDQVMNQAGLGSRNQVKRLLKSCQVQVDGQVERRPNRNVDPGLQEIKVQGRILTQPAETYWLLHKPQGVLTAVTDDRFTTVIDCLAPQDQAPGLYPVGRLDRSTTGLVFLTTNGPLGYRMLHPQYHVEKEYQVVVNGPLTQDHVASFARGILIDQDRPCAPAHLVIEASGPQESRARLTIREGKFHQVKKMFLSVGVKVTQLHRLRMGHLVLDQDLAPGAYRPLKQEELAQLKHYL; translated from the coding sequence GTGCGTCTGGATCAAGTCATGAATCAGGCTGGCCTGGGTTCCCGTAATCAAGTCAAGCGACTGCTCAAGAGTTGCCAGGTGCAAGTCGATGGCCAGGTGGAGCGTAGGCCCAATCGTAATGTGGATCCTGGCTTGCAAGAAATCAAAGTCCAGGGAAGAATCTTGACCCAGCCGGCTGAGACCTATTGGCTATTACATAAGCCTCAGGGAGTCTTAACGGCAGTCACGGATGACCGCTTCACTACGGTCATTGACTGCCTGGCTCCTCAAGACCAGGCGCCAGGTCTTTATCCGGTAGGCCGTTTAGACCGTTCTACCACCGGCCTGGTCTTTCTGACCACCAACGGCCCTTTGGGTTATCGCATGTTGCATCCCCAATACCATGTGGAGAAGGAATACCAGGTAGTGGTCAATGGTCCGCTGACCCAGGACCATGTGGCTAGTTTTGCCCGAGGCATTCTGATTGATCAGGATCGTCCCTGTGCGCCAGCCCACTTGGTAATTGAGGCCTCTGGTCCGCAAGAAAGTCGGGCCCGCCTAACTATTCGGGAGGGCAAGTTCCACCAAGTCAAGAAGATGTTCCTGTCGGTAGGCGTCAAGGTGACGCAGCTTCACCGTCTGCGCATGGGCCACCTGGTTTTAGACCAGGACCTAGCCCCTGGTGCCTATCGGCCACTTAAGCAAGAAGAACTGGCACAATTGAAGCACTATCTTTAA